GGTTACGCCTGATCCGAGCATCGGCGCGATCGCCGAAGGCCGGCCGCTGCGGGATGACGAGAAGGTGAACTTCCTCGGGATCGGCGTGCTCGAGACGGCTCGCGGGACGGGCCTGAATCTGGCCATGGCCTCGTACGCCTACCTCGAGCTGATCCGCGGAGGCGCTCGCTGGCTCTCATACACCCTGGTGAGGGACGACAATTGGCCGTCGCGCCGGACGGCCGAGAAGCTCGGCGCCGCGGTCTACGCTAGCTTCCTTGTGTACAAGCGGGTCTTCGGCCGTCGCTGACCGGTTCGGCGTGGTGGCGCTCCGTGGTGGCATTGACCGTCCGTCCGACGCAGCCGTACGATTGCCCGCGTCCCCGGCGATCTGCCCGGGGAGGGAGTCCGGATGACGCTTCGCCATCCGGCCCGACATGGGAAGGAGCCTGGTTCGTAGTGCCGGCAGAAGTGGGAGCAGTTGTCGAAGGTACGGTGATCCGCATCGCGCCCTACGGCGCGTTCCTCCAGCTCGATACGGGGGAGACGGGCCTCGTGCACATCTCTGAGATCGATCGGAACTTCGTGAAGGACGTGCGCGAGCACCTCCGCGAGAACGACAAGGTGACCGTCAAGGTCATCGGCATCAAGGATGGCGGAAAGATCGACCTTTCGATCAAGCAAGCCGCCCCCGACTGGCAGCCGGAGGCTCCGCGCAGGCCCCGGACCAAGGATCCAGAGTTCGAAGCGAAGCTCAAGCGTTTCATGCGCCAGTCCGAGGAGCGGCTCGTCGACTGGCGCCGTCAGCGCGAAGCCAAGAGGGGATAGCGCGACGGGAAGCCGGGAGGCGGCCTGCGGGCCGCCTCTTCGTTTCCGACGCTCGGCTAGTCTGAGCCGATGGATCCCCACGATGATGATCGCCGCGTCGTCGGCGTTCAGATCGGCCGGGAGCCGCGCGGGGACGTGGCGGTCGCGGTTCGGTGCGAATACGGCCTCCCGATGGTGGTGCGAACCTCGCCCACGCTCGAGACCGGGGAGCCGTTCCCGACGCTGTACTGGCTGAGCTGTCCGCTCGCCGTACGCGCGGTGGGAAAGCTCGAATCGACCGGACGGATGCGTGACCTCAACGATCGGCTCGCGTCCGAGTCCGAGCTCGCGGAGTCATATCGCACCGCGCACGAGCGATACCGGAGCGACCGCGACGGTGACATCGGTGGTCGCGACGAGTCGGCGGGCGGGATGCCGGGCCGTGTGAAATGTCTCCACGCCCTGTACGCGCACGAGTTGGCCGACGCGAACCCGATCGGCGCGATCGTCCGAGAGAACGTCGAGCCGCTCGGCTGTCCCGGTTCCTGCGTGGAAACCACCGATGACGGGGCTACGGCGCCGGTCACCGGGCATCCGGGCTTCGCACGCGCTCGCCGGCGATGAGCCGCACGGCAGCGATCGACGTCGGCACGAACTCGGTCCGCCTGTACGTCGCAGACGTCGACCGGCCCCGGGCGGTTCCGGTTGAGCGCGATCTGATCATCACGCGGCTCGGTGAGGGCGTCGATGCCGCGCGGGCGCTTGGAGCGGTGCCGCTCCGGCGTACGGTCGAGGCGATCGCTTCCTATCACCGCCGAGCGCTGGCCGCGGGGGCGGAGCGGGTGCGGATCGCCGCGACGAGTGCCGTGCGCGACGCGGTGAACCGCGAGACGTTCGTCGAAGCGGTGCGCGACGCGACCGGCTTCGCCCCCGAAGTGCTTACCGGGGAGCAAGAGGCCCGGCTGTCGTTCCTCGGTGCGACCAACGAGCTCTCCGATGGTGGCCCGTTCCTGGTGCTCGACGTGGGCGGCGGGTCGACCGAGTTCGTGGTCGGCGATCGAACGGTGGATGCGTGGACCTCGATCGATATCGGATCGGTCCGGCTCACGGAGCGGCACGTGCGCCACGATCCCCCGAGGGCGAGCGAGCTCGCTGCGTTGACGGGGGACGCGGACGCGGCGGTGCGCGAGGCGATCGGGGTTGTGGGGGCGACGGCGAAGACGCTTATCGGGCTCGCGGGGACGGTCACGACGGTCGCGGCGATCGCGCTCGGGCTCGACGGCTACGACCGTGATCGCATCCATCACGCCGTGCTGCGGATCGACGAGGTGCGACGCATCTCCGAGCTGCTTGCGTCGACTCCCGTCCAGCGACGGCGAAAGCTCCCGGCGATGCCGCCGGGGCGCGAGGATGTGATCGTCGCCGGTGCGGTGATCGTCGTTCAGGTGATGGAAGGGTTCGGATCTACCGAGATGCTCGTTTCGGAGGCGGACATCCTCGATGGATTGGTTCTACGCGATCCTGGGGATGCGTAACCGATGCAGCACATCATATGAGCCCGGAGCGCACCAGGCGAGCAGTCAGTCCGATAACGAGGCCATGGTGGCGGCTGTTCAGGTGGCTACCTGGATACCTGTAGGATGGCAACTTTGTGAATCCGAGACGGTTGTTCAGCAAGGCTGAATTGCCGGACGATGACCGTATTCAACTCATCTTCGCGGCGACCAACGCAGTCTTCTCAATCGCGATCTTGGCAGGAGCCGCGGTCCAGTCTGTTCGATACTTCATGGATCCAAAAGGGGCGGTCGGGTCGTTACTCCTCGTGATGCTTTGGTTGAGCGGCGCTGCCATCGTGATAAGCGTCGCATCGTTCTTGGTCCTATGCGTAAAGTTCAGGCCGCAACGATGATGGAATCATCCTGTAGTCGGCTGATCCTGTCCTTCGCACCGAAACCTAAACCCCGCGATACGCTTCTTTGACCCGCGTGTCTTCTAGCAGCTGGCTTGCCCGTGCTGTCAATCGTAATAGCGCCCACCTTGAGGACTTAGGCCCGGTCCCCGATCCCTAGCGCCTGGAAAGCCATCTAATCTAGGAGTGAGTGACCGCGCCATCGGCGCGTGGCGCTGCGATGCCGTCCAACCGGTGGCCGGCGACGACGATCGCAGTCGCGCTGATCGCGAGCGGGATCGACAAGAGCCCGAGCGTCCTCGGGGCGCCGATGTGCGACGCGAGGATCCCGGCGATAAGCGCGCCGATCGGGAACAGGCCTCCCCACGCCATCATGTAGAGGCTCATGATGCGTCCGCGCTTGCTCGAGGGGACGCCGGTTTGCAGGCCGCTGTTCGTCGTGGAAACCGACATCGTGTAGACGGCGCCGACGCCGACGAGCAGCAGGCTCGACACTGCCAGGTTGCGCGATGCGGCGAAGCCCGCGATGAGCAGCGCGAGCACGCCCATCCCGGTCCCGATCGCCAGTCGAAGCCCGAAACGTCGAACGACGACGCCGGTGGCGAGCGCTCCTGCCACCGCCCCGATGCTGAACATCGCGAACAAGCCGCCGTAGCCGCCGGCCCCGAGCCCGAGCTCGTGCTTCGCCATGACCGACAGCAACGCGATAACCGGCGCGCCGAACAGGCTGACGATCGCCGTGGCGGCGAGCAGCGCCGTGATCGCGGGGGACGCGTATGCGGCGCGTACGCCTCCGAAGAGCGCCCGCGTGCCGCTGGACGTCGGCGGATCCTGCCGCGTCGTGCGGATCGCGAGG
This region of Actinomycetota bacterium genomic DNA includes:
- a CDS encoding exopolyphosphatase, which codes for MSRTAAIDVGTNSVRLYVADVDRPRAVPVERDLIITRLGEGVDAARALGAVPLRRTVEAIASYHRRALAAGAERVRIAATSAVRDAVNRETFVEAVRDATGFAPEVLTGEQEARLSFLGATNELSDGGPFLVLDVGGGSTEFVVGDRTVDAWTSIDIGSVRLTERHVRHDPPRASELAALTGDADAAVREAIGVVGATAKTLIGLAGTVTTVAAIALGLDGYDRDRIHHAVLRIDEVRRISELLASTPVQRRRKLPAMPPGREDVIVAGAVIVVQVMEGFGSTEMLVSEADILDGLVLRDPGDA
- a CDS encoding MFS transporter, with amino-acid sequence MRGRTEVAVEGAIPQAPAQVAPLPIEQPSAGRFRTMRPFAHRNFALFWSGALISNTGTWLQNVALAWVVLELTDSAFWVSMVTFTQFIPTLLFGLFGGLMADRLDRRRVLLVTQTLAMAFAAALAVVTWTGHASVATLLPIIGLAGITMAFNAPSFQAIIPDLVPPRLILDAVSLNSTQFSVARVVGPALGGLLLAKYGAGWAFGANALTFLAVIAALLAIRTTRQDPPTSSGTRALFGGVRAAYASPAITALLAATAIVSLFGAPVIALLSVMAKHELGLGAGGYGGLFAMFSIGAVAGALATGVVVRRFGLRLAIGTGMGVLALLIAGFAASRNLAVSSLLLVGVGAVYTMSVSTTNSGLQTGVPSSKRGRIMSLYMMAWGGLFPIGALIAGILASHIGAPRTLGLLSIPLAISATAIVVAGHRLDGIAAPRADGAVTHS
- a CDS encoding S1 RNA-binding domain-containing protein — encoded protein: MGAVVEGTVIRIAPYGAFLQLDTGETGLVHISEIDRNFVKDVREHLRENDKVTVKVIGIKDGGKIDLSIKQAAPDWQPEAPRRPRTKDPEFEAKLKRFMRQSEERLVDWRRQREAKRG
- a CDS encoding DUF501 domain-containing protein, which produces MDPHDDDRRVVGVQIGREPRGDVAVAVRCEYGLPMVVRTSPTLETGEPFPTLYWLSCPLAVRAVGKLESTGRMRDLNDRLASESELAESYRTAHERYRSDRDGDIGGRDESAGGMPGRVKCLHALYAHELADANPIGAIVRENVEPLGCPGSCVETTDDGATAPVTGHPGFARARRR